The genome window CGTCGATCGCATACCGCTTCACCACGTAATCCACTCCGGCCATCACATCCTGGTAATCCAGAACTCCCCAGCCGCCCCAGGTGCCCCACAAAAACTTCTCGCCGTATCCAGTCGAGCCGCGCGGGTTTGTGTACAGCACAACGTAGCCGTTAGCCGCCCACAACTGAAACTGAAACGAGAAGTCGTTGCCGTAAGCGCCGTGTGGTCCGCCGTGCGTGCTCAGAATCAACGGATACTGACGCTTCGCCGGGTCGTAATCGCGCGGCCGCAATACCCAGCCTTCGATCTCGGCGCCGTCTTTGCTGGGATAGAGGATCCGCTCGGCCCGGCTCAAGTTCAGTTCGCTCATCAGCGCGTCGTTGAAACCTGACAGCTTCCTTTCATTCGCGCCGTCCATTTGCGAGGCGAAGACTTCAGAGGCATGTGTGGAATCAGTTGCCGCATATGCCACACGGTCGAACGCTGCCGAGATGCTGAACCCGCTCATGCCGCGTTCGCCACGCGTGACTTGCTCAACCAAGCCGCCGCCAGCCGGGACTCGAAACAGATGCGCGCTGCCGCCGATGCCGCCGTTGAAATAAATGAAGCGCCCGTCCGCGCTCCACATGGTGTTGCCGGCCAGCAGGTCCCAGCTCGCGGTGAGGTTCTTCAGCGCACCGCCTTCGGCTGGCACGCTGTACACATCTACCGGCGCGCCATGATTCTGTTTCGCCGCAATCACCGCAGTCAAACTCTGCTGGCGGCGGAAGACTATGTTGCGCCCATCAGGCGAAAACGAAGGAGCGCTATGATTAAAGCCGTCATCGGTAAGCCGTTTGATCTGACCCTCGATCGTCACCATCCACAAATCGGATCGCTCATATGTGTACTCGTCGCGCTGGTGAGCGTTGGCCTCGATAACCAGCGCCCCGCTGTCGGGACGCCAGGCTGCCGACTGCACGTTCACGCCGAGATGAGTGATCTGCTTCGGGTTTCCGCCGGATCGAGGCACGAGGTATAGCTCGTCGGGCGGCGTCGCCATCGGATCGCGCGGATCCGGCAAGTAACCTCGTCCATCAAACCGATAGTCCATCCAATCGAACACGCGCCCTTTGAAGCGTTCGTTAATCTGGCGTTCGAAATCTGACGCGTACTGTTTAGGAGGTCTCGCCGCCGGCGGTGTCTTTTTGGTGAAGGCGATCCATTGATTGTC of Acidobacteriota bacterium contains these proteins:
- a CDS encoding S9 family peptidase; amino-acid sequence: MPRSISFKCKTSRAACLALAFWFALSSLPEPVRAAGAHQNSPAPSQTGRALELKDYYRVESIGSPAISPDGLWVAFVRTYIVEAENRRNSEIWLAPFDASTAPRRITNPAANASNPRWSPDGKLIAFNSRRRAAATAGEEANPIWFLTIDRPGNQPAGEPFQIPGVAGTPIFSPDNQWIAFTKKTPPAARPPKQYASDFERQINERFKGRVFDWMDYRFDGRGYLPDPRDPMATPPDELYLVPRSGGNPKQITHLGVNVQSAAWRPDSGALVIEANAHQRDEYTYERSDLWMVTIEGQIKRLTDDGFNHSAPSFSPDGRNIVFRRQQSLTAVIAAKQNHGAPVDVYSVPAEGGALKNLTASWDLLAGNTMWSADGRFIYFNGGIGGSAHLFRVPAGGGLVEQVTRGERGMSGFSISAAFDRVAYAATDSTHASEVFASQMDGANERKLSGFNDALMSELNLSRAERILYPSKDGAEIEGWVLRPRDYDPAKRQYPLILSTHGGPHGAYGNDFSFQFQLWAANGYVVLYTNPRGSTGYGEKFLWGTWGGWGVLDYQDVMAGVDYVVKRYAIDEKRMGVTGYSYGGFLTDWIITQTTRFAAAISGAGISNWISDYGTADIPRTKESEFFGSPWEPKSRELLVKLSPITHVANVTTPTLFVHGESDLRVPIEQAEQMYTALKKRRVPAMFIRYPDSYHGGWTPWNTVHRYYQELKWWEGRLAAGAEGGRAASEAESRRQ